GGTGAACTTCTTCTCAGTGGCCTCGGAGCCAGGCTTTGCGGCCCCTTCCTGAGCAGCCTGAGTATCAGCAGCGGGGGTGTGGGCTACGACGCGCGGCGCGTAGCCGTGCTTCTTGTCGCCGCGGACGGCCTTCCAGCCTTCGACCATGGTGCGCGCGGCCTCTTCCGGGTTCTCGGCACCCGCGATGGCGGAGACCGCGAACCAGCCGGCGGCCTTGGTGCCGGCGAGCATGGCCATATCGGCTGCGGTCACGCCGCCGCCCACGACCACCGGGAATTCGCTGGCAGCGCAGATGGTGTTGATCTGGGCGGCGTCCAGTGTCTTGCCGGAGCCATCGTTGCCGCCCACGGAAGCCTCGGGCTTGGTGGTGGAGACGTGCAGAGGGCCGGCGCCAATGTAGTCGATGCAGCCGTCGGGCAGCTCGTTGATGAGCTGAACGAGGCTTTCGGTCTCAGCCGACAGACCCACGATGGCCTCGTCGCCGAGCAGGGCGCGGGCTTCTCGCGGCTCCATGTCGGTCTGGCCGATATGCACACCGTCCACCTTGATGCCCTTGCGGCGGGCCTGCCACACCACGTCGGCACGGTCGTCGATCACAAAGGCCACGGAATCGGACTTCTCATTGTCCTCGATGATCTGCGCGATGTCGCGGGCCATGTCGGTCAGCTCAGAGGCATCGGCCTCCTTGGCGCGCAGTTGGATGAAGGTTGCGCCGCCGCGCAGAGCCTGATCCACCACGTCGGTCAGCGGACGGCCTTTGCAGTCCTCCGGCCCCACCACGAAGTACGCGGACAAGTCGAAGTTGTCTCGCATGGAGGCGTATGGGTATTCATTACTCATTATTATTCCTACCTTTGTTGTTTCTTGTGGAAGTCTTATTGGGAAAAACTGTTATGAGCTCCCTCATCAGAGGGAACTGAAACTACTGCACCAAAATCTCGGATTCCGCCACCTGTTCGGCGGTAACATTCCACAGCGCGTCAAGGAACGCGACCTGGAACGAGCCCGGCCCGTGCGAAGTCGTATCGGCTATCTCTGCCGCGCGGTTGTACAGCAGAGATGCGGACAGAGCGGCGGTCAACGGATCGGAAACCGCCAGATATGTGGCAGCCACGCCGCCCAGCGAGCAGCCTGCACCGGTGATCTTGGTCATCATCGCGCTGCCGCCCGGCAGTCGGTACACGGTTTCGCCGTCGGTCACCAGATCGGCGATGCCGGACACAGCCACTGCACAGCGGGTGGAAGCGTCATGGGAGGAATGCTTGGCGTGCTGTTCGGTCAGATACTGTGCCAGCGCCACCGCCGCACCGGTTGCGGACTCCACGTCGTCGACGGATTCCACTCCGGCGGGGCGGTGCTCGGAAGCGTCCCCCACGGTTTCGGTATTGAGCCCCCACATGTTCGCCAGCGCGATTACCTCGGAGGCGTTCGCGCGAATCATGGTCGGGGGAGCGGCCTTGAAGGTCTGAAGAATGGCGGTGCGGGTGTGGCCGATGCCGGCGGCCACCGGGTCGAGCACCCACGGCTTGTCCAAGTAGTTGAGTCGCTGGGCGATTTCGGGCAGCGCATCCTTATAGAACGGCAGCAGCGTGCCCACGTTGATGTAGTTCGCGCCCGCGATTTTCGCGGTTTCGATCACGTCGTCCGGCAGGAAACTCATGGCCGCAGTGCCGCCGGCCGCCAGTTGCGCGTTGGCAACCAAATTGATGGTCACAAAATTGGTGAATGACTGGGCCAATGGAGTCGTCTCGCGTACGCGGCGAACGGCATCGGCGATATTATCGCGGATGGGTGAATCGGCTGGAACCGGAGTCCCGGCGGTACAACCGCTGGACACATCGGCAAACGATGATGCACTATTGCTCATTTACTGCTCCCTACGATGGTCTTAACCAACAGGTTCTAAGGGTCAGGCTCAGGCCTTTCTCAACTCGCGAACCACATGCGAGTCCCCCTGCACTACAGTGCCGACGCTATGCGCCAACATGGACATTATCGTGACGGATTTGTTCGATACGTGTCGTCAGGTCTGGCGCGTCCCGTCCATTCGTGATATGTGGACGCCTCCGCCGAGCAACATCTCCCGGATTTGTGACGCTAACGCGATGTCAGTGGTACAAATTGGGGAAGGGCAAAACAACAGGAACAATATGGAGGTGTTTGCGATATAGGAATCGCTGCGAACGGCCGCTCGTGAGACGCGGAACATATACCGGACAATGCCGCCTGACCTGTCACCGTATACGGCTATCCTGAAGCGGTTGTTATTAGACCCCAAACCGTTCAAACCAGAAGGTGCATTGTGGCTCAGTCCAAACTCGATGAAGTCGTATCCCTTGCGAAGCGTCGCGGCTTCGTGTTCCCCGCCGGCGAAATTTACGGCGGCACCCGTTCCGCTTGGGATTACGGCCCCCTCGGCGTCGCTCTCAAGGACAATATCAAGCGTGAATGGTGGCGCTCCATGGTCGTCACCCGTCCTGATGTCGTCGGTGTCGACACCTCCATCATTCTGCCGCCCGAAGTGTGGGTGGCGTCCGGCCACGTGAGCGTGTTCAACGATCCGCTCGTCGAGTGCCTCAACTGCCACAAGCGCAACCGCGCCGACAAGCTCGAGGAATCCTACGCCGAGAAGCACGGCGACAAGATGCCGGAAAACGGCATGAAGGACATCGTCTGCCCGAACTGCGGCACCCGTGGACAGTGGACCGAACCGCGCGACTTCAACATGATGCTGCGCACCCACCTCGGCCCGGTCGAGGACGAGAACAGCCTGCACTACCTGCGTCCGGAGACTGCACAGGGCATCTTCGTCGACTTCAAGAACGTGATGACCTCCTCCCGTTCCAAGCCGCCGTTCGGCATCGCCAACATGGGTAAGTCCTTCCGTAACGAGATCACCCCGGGCAACTTCATCTTCCGCACCCGTGAGTTCGAGCAGATGGAGATGGAGTTCTTCGTCACGCCCGGCACCGATGAGGAATGGCACCAGTACTGGATTGACGCCCGCACCCGCTGGTACATCGACCTCGGCGTCAAGCCGGAGAACCTGCGCCACTACGAGCACCCGAAGGAGAAGCTCTCCCACTACTCCAAGCGCACAGTGGACATCGAATACAAGTTCGGCTTCCAGGGTTCCGACTGGGGTGAGCTCGAAGGCATCGCCAACCGTACCGATTACGATTTGAGCGCGCACTCCAAGCACTCCGGCGAAGACCTGAGCTACTTCAACCAGGCCACCGGCGAGAAGTACGTGCCGTACGTCATCGAACCGGCCGCCGGCCTGACCCGCTCCCTGATGTGCTTCCTCGTGGACGCCTACGATGTGGACGAGGCCCCGAACACCAAGGGCGGCGTCGACAAGCGCACCGTGCTGCGTCTCGACCCGCGTCTGGCCCCGGTCAAGGCCGCCGTGCTGCCGCTGAGCAAGAAGCCTGAACTGCAGACCGTGGCCCAGAACCTGGCCGACGACCTGCGCTTCAACGAATGGATGATCGACTACGACGAGTCCGGTGCCATCGGCCGTCGTTACCGTCGTCAGGACGAGATCGGCACCCCGCTGTGCATCACCGTGGACTTCGACACCCTCGAGGACCACGCCGTGACCATCCGTGAGCGTGACACCATGGCCCAGGAGCGCGTCGCTCTTGACAAGGTGGCCGATTACGTGGCCGCCCGCATCGGCGAGAAGCGCACCCGCGTGCCCCTGAAGCCCGTGGAAATGGGCGGCGAGGCTTGGCCTGAGTCCGGCGTTCAGGAAGCCGGCGGTCTGTACTAAGCCGGAGTCGCACAACTTGGGCTCCCCTCTGTGGGCTGAGCCGTAAGGAAGACATCCCAGTGGGCTGTTTGTAGGCGAAGTGGCGGCGATAGACGCCGGGGCTCCTCTCTCAGGGGAGCCCCTACTTATTTTCTTAGGAATCACATGGCACAATCCGAATCCGAAACAGTGCTCACCGAGCATCACGAGACCGACAACCTCGACCCACGTACGGACGCGCCGGCGCGCCCCGGGACCCCGGTGCATATCGCCCCGGTCCAACTCGGCAACATCACCGTGCCGACCCCGGTGGTGCTCTCGCCGATGGCGGGAGTGACCAACTGGCCCTTCCGCGTGATTTGCGAGGAATATGGTCCCGATGGACTCTACGTGGCCGAGATGATCACCGCTCGAGCCCTCGTGGCGCATAACCCGAAAGCACTGCGCCTCTGTCATTTCGCCAAAAGCGAAAAAATCCGTTCACTGCAGTTGTACGGCGTGAACCCCTCCATCACCGAACAGGCGGCGAAAATCGTGGTCGACGGCAACATGGCCGACCATGTGGATCTGAACTTCGGTTGCCCGGTGCCCAAGGTCACTCGTCGAGGCGGTGGTTCGGCCTTGCCTTGGAAAACCGACATTTTCACTGAGCTATTACAGCGCGTGGTCGCCGTATGCGAGCCGGCGGGCATCCCCGTCACCGCGAAGATCCGCGTCGGCATCGACCATAACCATGAGACCTTCCTCGAAGCCGGACACATCGCGCAGGAGGAGGGCTGCAAGGCCGTAACCCTGCATGCCCGTACCACCGCCGAATACTATGGCGGTCATTCCGACTGGTCCCGCATCGGCGAGCTCAAGGAACACCTCAACATTCCGGTATTCGGCAATGGCGATATCTGGGGTGCCGAGGATGCGCTCGAAATGGTGCGCGAGACCGGCTGCGACGGTGTGGCCATCGGCCGCGGATGCCAGGGCCGGCCGTGGCTGTTCGCCAACATCAAAAACGCCTTCGAGGGCAATCCCGAACGGCTCAACCCGAATCTGGGCGAGGTCTGCCGCGTGATTCACCGTCATGCCGAGCTGCTTACCGAGTTCTATGAGGGCGATGAGATGATGGCCGTCCACGATCTGCGCAAGCACATCGCCTGGTATCTGAAAGGATTCCCGGTGGGCGGCTCCACCCGCAAGGCCTTTATGGAATGCGAGAGCCTGGCCGATGTGGACCGCGAGATCGGCAAGCTCGACCCGACTATCGAATACCCGCCACGCGTGGTCGACAAACCGCGCGGCCGCGTGCGTTTCGCCAAGAAGGTGCACTTGCCGTATGGCTGGTTGGAATCGCGTACCACCACCCACGAAGAGCGTGAGGCGCTCTTCGGTGACGACCCAATGGACGCCAGTTACTGAGAAAATACTGAAAATACACGCAACACGCGCCATTCTGCGCGTGAATTTCCCTCCAAGAGTAGCCTGTTTGCGCTACTCTTGGGTGTAACCGTGAAGTGACAGGAGCCAAACGTGAGCGAGATCGCGCAGAATGAGTTCAACGACAAGACCAACATCAAGGTTGTTGGCGTCGGCGGTGCCGGCGGTAATGCCGTCAATCGCATGATTGCCGAGGGACTGCAGAATGTTGAATTTGTGGCGGTAAATACCGATGCGAAGGATCTTCTGCGCTCTGATGCGGATGTCAAGATTTCCCTTTCCGATAAGTCCAGTCGTGGTCTCGGTGCTGGTGCCGACCCGGAGCGTGGAGCCAAGGCGGCCCAGGACCACCAGTCGGATATCGAAGAGGCGCTTAGGGGTGCCGACATGGTGTTCGTCACCTGCGGCGAGGGCGGTGGCACCGGTACTGGCGCCAGCCCGATCGTCGCTCGTGCGGCTCATCAACAGGGTGCTCTCACCATCGCGGTTGTTACTCGTCCGTTCAGCTTCGAAGGCCCTCAGCGTTCCGCTTCCGCCGAATACGGCATCGACAACCTGCGCAAGGAAGTCGACGCGCTGATCGTCATTCCGAACGATCGCCTGCTCGAGCTTTCCGACCGTTCCATCGGCATCATTGAGGCCTTCAAGACCGCTGATACCGCACTGCTTGCCGGTGTTCAGGGCATCACTGACCTGATTTCGATGAACTCCTATATTCACGTCGACTTCAACGATGTGAACTCCATTCTTCGTGGTGCTGGTACTGCGCTGTTTGGTATCGGTTCCGCACGGGGAGAGGATCGTGCCACGCAGGCCGCCGAAATCGCCATCAGCTCTCCGCTGCTTGAGGAAAGCATCGAAGGCGCACACGGTGCGCTGATCAACATCGCCGGTCCGACCGACCTGAAGTTGCAGGAGGCCTCTGCTGCCACCGAACTGGTGCGCAAGGCCATTCACCCTGAAGCCCAGATTATTTGGGGTCTTGCTCTGGACGATGCTTATGGCGATGAAGTGCGTGTCACTGTTATTGCTGCTGGTTTTGACCCCGTCGCCGCTCAAGATGACGACACTCAGAGCACGGTGACGCCGGTTGTGCCAACCGCCGCCGATCCTGCGACTCCCGTGGCACAGCCAGCTCCAGCACCGGCACCGGCTGCACAGCCCGCTGCCACTGCCCAACCGGCATTCACACCGGCTACCGGTGACTCCGCATCGTTGCCTTTTGATGATCCGACTTCCGCTCATCCGAATATCGCCGTGAACGATCCGGCTGGCGATCTCGACATCCCTGACTTCCTGCGCTGAAAGGATTGATCCATGGCTGGGTTCATGAAAAACGCGATGTCCTATCTGGGCATGAGTGACGTTGTGGACGATGAGGACGACTACATCGAGGAGGACGAGGAGCAGAAGCCGGCTTCGAAGTCCGCATTTGATTCCGACCATACGGTCACGCCGCTGGCGTCAACCACCGCGCCTGCCGCATCGTCGACTACCAAGCCGTTCCCCGGTGGCCGTGTGAACAGAATCACCACCATCCATCCGAAGTCATATGAGGATGCTCAACTGGTCGGCCGCGCATTGCGTGACGGTGTTCCGGTCGTACTGAATCTCACCGGTGTGGCCGAAGCCGTGGCATATCGCATCGTGGACTTCTCCGCCGGCGTGGTGTTCGGCGTGCGTGGTTCCCTCGAGCGTGTCACTCCGCGCGTGTTCCTGTTGAGCCCGGCGCAGGTGAACATCAAGGTCGAAGAGCCGACAAAACCAGCCTCGGCACACGATTTGTTCGCTGACTGACCGGTTCAGTAGTTTTCGCATTCGACGTTATATCGGTATTCGGCCGACTCCCAGCAAGGAGTCGGCCGATTCTTATTGTGCTCCGAGCAAACTTTTCATGCGCGGTTGTTAGTCTGTCAGCATGCTTTCCTTAGTGTTCTCTCTGATCGGCCGCATTCTTGCATGGCTCATTAACGCGTATATCACGGTTCTGTTCGTGCGCATGATTCTGGACTGGGTCTCCGTTCTCGCACGAAACTGGTATCCACGTGGTGTGGTGGCCCAGCTGATCAATATTGTGTATTCCATCACCGAACCCCCTCTGCGCTGGCTACGTCGCTATATTCGCCCATTGCCGCTCGGTTCGATTTATCTTGATGTCAGCTTCATTGTGCTGTATTTTGCGCTGGTGGTACTGGAAAGTGTTGTTCTGATAGTGTTCTGAGGCCGTTTTTGACCCGCCGGAGGCATATATCTGGCATAAAAACCCACGTCGAATGTTCTGAAACGATGGGGTCGTGATAGCATTCTGACTTGAGACCAACGTAAGTGCGGGCGATGCCCCAAAGCGAGGTGCAAGATTTATGGCTCTGTTGACGCCGAAGGATATTAAGGAGCACACCTTCCAGACTGTTCGATTCAAGGAAGGTTATGATGTCGACGAGGTCGATGACTTCCTTGATCAGGTCACGGAAACCGTCGAGGCTCTTGGACGTCAGGCGGTAGCCGGCGGTCAGGCCACCCAGACTCTGGGTCCTGACGTGACCAACCTTAATGCGAAGATCTCCGATCTTACCGGTCAGGTGCAGCAACTCCAGTCGGAGAATGCTGGTTTGAAGAACGCTGTGGCTCAGGCCCAGCAGGCCGCTCAGGCTGGCAATGATCAGGCGGCACAGCTTGCCTCTGCCAAGCTCAGCGAAGCCGAGGAATCCAACCGCGCGCTGTCCTCCCAGAATGAGCAGCTCAAGGGTCAGGTCGATCAGCTGAACGCTCAAATCGATCAGCTCACCGCCCAGGCCGCTCAGGCCTCCGGTAACCAGGAAGCCGTCGGCCAGCAGATCGCCGCCATTCAGCAGGAACGTGATCAGTTCCGCGCGGCCAACGAGGAGCTGTCCCGTCAGCTCGCCGCTGCTCAGCAGGAGGGTTCCGCCGCTCAGCAGCAGTCCGCTCAGATCGCTGAACTGTCTCGTCAGCTCGAAGAAGCCAAGCAGCGTGAAAACCAGCTTCGTGCCCAGGTTTCCAAGGTCGAGCCGAGCACTGAGACCGGTTCTCTGCAGAAGATCGCTGGCGTCGCTTCCATGCCGGGCACCGAGCCCGAGCGCGCCACCGCCATGCTGACCCTGGCTATGCAGCTGCACGATCAGTACGTGGAGAAGGGCAAGAACAAGGCCAAGGAAATCACCGAGGCCAGCCAGAACAAGTACAACGATTTGGTCACCAAGGCCAACAACTACTCCGAGCGTACCCGCTCCGAGGCCGACGACTACTCCACTCGTACTCGTTCCGACGCCGACACCTATTCGGATCGTACCCGCTCCGAGGCCGACGCTTACCGTGACCAGATTCACGCGGATGCCGAGACCTACTCCCAGAACACCCGTTCTGAGGCCGACGCATACTCCGTCAAGACTCGTCAGGATGCGGACAACTACTCCAAGTCTCAGCACGATGACGCTGACAACTACGAGAAGGAAGTGCAGCAGCGTGCCGCCGAGTACGACAAGAACACTCGTTCCGCAGCTGATGCGTACGACAAGAACACCCGCTCTGCAGCCGATACGTATGCCGAGCAGGTGCGCGACAACCTTCAGGCTCAGTCCAAGGTCGTCGAGGGCAACATCCAGAGCCTCAAGCAGTTCGAGACTGAATACCGCGCCCGCCTCACCGAGTACCTCGGCCAGCTGGCATCGCAGGTTTCCGAGTCGAACAACTACGTCGACCAGACCTCGTCCAAGACCAACTGAGCGTAGGCAGGTACAGGTCGTATGACGAACCAACAGGGACGGCTGCGCACTCGCGTGGCCGTCTTTGCATGTGTGGCCGCGGCTGCGCTGATTGTCGATCAGCTCACCAAGGCTTGGGCGATGGCCGCGTTATCCAACGGTCAGACCATTCGCGTGATTCCCGGACTGCTGTCCTTCACCTTGGTGCGTAATCCGGGCGCGTCCTTGGGCATGGGGTCAGGCGCTACTTGGGTAATCAGTCTGTTGGCCGTTGTGGCTTGCGTGGCCCTTGCTGTGGCTGGGGTGCGCACTATCTCCATGAAATGGTCGGTGGCGCTTTCTTTCGCGTTTGCAGGCGCTCTGGGCAACCTGATTGACCGTGTTATGTACGCTGACGGCTTCCTCAACGGCAAAGTGGTGGATTTCCTTAACTATGGCTGGTCCGTTGGCAATGTGGCGGATATCTATCTGGTAGTCGCCGGTGTGGTCCTGGTGATTCTGATTCTTATGGGGGAGCCGTTCTCCCACAAGGATCTTATCGAGCAATCCGACGAATCCCTACAGTCTGAGCCGGAGGCGGACGCCAAGTAATGAGTCGAATGGTCCCTGCTCCCGATGCATTGGTGGGTAAGCGTTTCGACGTAGCCGTGGCCAAAATGCTGGGTATTTCACGATCTAAAGCCGCCGATCTGGTTGACTCCGGACAGGCGCGCGTTTTAGGGCGTGAAGTTGCGCGGTCCAGCACGTTGCAGGCGGGGGAGACCGTCGAATTTGATTTGGCGGAGGAACAGGCCGGGCCTGAGCCTATCGCAACTGATATGGCTGTTGTCTACGAAGATGATGATGTCATCGTAGTCGATAAGCCTGTAGGCGTGGCGGCGCATGCCTCGGTTGGCTGGACCGGTCCCACGGTATTGGGATCGTTGCGTGATCGTGGCGTGCATATCGCTTCCTATGGTGCGGCCGGGCGTGAAGGCATTGTTTCTCGCCTTGATGTAGGCACTTCCGGCTTGATGTTGGTGTGCAAGTCCGACCTTGCGTACACCGAGATGCGTCGGCAGTTCGCCGAGCATGAGGTAAAGAAAACCTATCATGCGCTCGTGCAGGGCGGTCTTAAAGAGAACAAAGCGACCATTGAGGCACCGATCGGGCGCGCCAAAGTGTCCGATTTCCGCTTCTGCGTGACTCCGGCCGGCAAACCGGCCGTTACGCATTGGGATGTGTTGGAGCGTTTCGGCCATGAGGCCACACTGGTATCCGTGAATCTGGAGACCGGACGTACCCATCAGATTCGCGTGCATTTCTCCTCGATTGGGCATCCTCTGTGCGGCGACCCCATGTATGGTGCCAATCCGGTGCTGTCTGAAGCTTTGGGACTTGACCGGCAGTGGCTGCACGCCATGAAGCTCGAATTCCGCCATCCTCGCACCCGCGTCTGGACCACGGTCCGGTCCCAGTACCCGGCCGACCTGGCCGCCGCCCTCGATGCCATGCGTGCCCGTCACATCGAACCCGCTGAACCTGCCGAGCATGCCGAAGTTCTGGTGGACTAATTCCGCAACGTGTGCATCATGCGTTTTAATATTTAGATTCAGTTCCAGCCTCGCCGGATTCATCCCAGAATAACGAGAGATCGGTCATGATGGCTCTCCGTCATGACCATACCCCAAGTGACTGCGGATGCTGAGTACGAGTATTCGTGGCCGTCATCAATCGATGGTGGTCATTGGGATTCGCGCCATGTACTACGCAGTATGTTGTACGCTCTGCCTGGCTGTTGAACGAAGTCCACAAGAAACAGTAGATACTAGGGCGGCCAGCGGATTAGCAAGACATCGGTTGGTGAGGACTGCTGACATTGAACTCCGACGGATGAATTGAATACTCATATGGTATCCGATTCTGAACAATTGAGTGGGGGCGTTGATGGTTGCCATCGTTTGAGCTGGCTAAATGCGATTTCGCGCCACGCTGTTTCAACAACGGTAACAACAGCTACAGTTGAACTATGCATGGGTTGAAGAGTGCGATTGACAGGGGAGCGGACGCGTGGGCGCGTTCGCTGCCTGGGCGCGTGCTCGACCGGTATGTGTCGCGGCGCGGCCCCCTGCTGGCGAATGGTCTGGCATATGGTCTGCTGTTCGCCTTTTTTGCCGGCGTCTGGATTGCGGTGAGCGTGTTCGGCCTTATCATGGTCGGCAACATTGATTGGCAGCAGATGCTGATTGACGCGGTGCGTGAAGTCATTCCCGGTGTGGCCGACTCGTTTCTGACGTCTTCCGCGCTAGGCGCCATGTCAAGCGCATTGACGTGGACCGGTCTGGCCACGTTGGCCATATTCTGGTGGACAGTGACCGGCTGGATGAACTCGCTGCGCCACGCCGTACGGGCCATGTTCGACGACTGCGGCGACGAGCTCAATATCGTCGTCGCAAGGTTACGCGATACGCTTGCCGCCATCGCCATCGCAATACTGTTCATTCTTTCGACCGCGGCCGGTACGGTGTCCGGCGGCATCGTACGCCGACTGCTGCAATGGGGCGGCATCCCCAGCAGTTCGTTGCCCGGCATCGTGCTTTTGGAGATGACCGGTTTCGGTACCGGTGTCGCGCTGAATTTCGCGTTGTTCATGTTGCTGCTGCGCGTGGTCTCCCACATCAAAGCCGGACGATTCACGATACTCGGCGCGTTACTGGGATCTCTGACGGTTTCCGCAATGCAGCTTCTCGGTGCGCGACTATTAGCCGGAGCCTCCCGGAATCCGATGCTTGCCCCGTTCGCCGCGTTGATCGGCGTGCTCATTTGGTTCAACCTCGTCGCCCAGGTCATTTTGCTCTGTGCCGCCCTCATTGCCGAGTGCCGACAAAAGAGCTGAGCGTTGGTGAGAATATAGCGGGACTAGCTAGTCTCGATACTTTTCTAGCAAAGATTCGCCAGTATCTCGCAGCATAATGCGTAAGGATTGTGGTTCAAGGACTTCAATGAGGCGCGAATCGGCATATTGCAATGCCCACCACAAGGTCGCTAATTCGTTGGCCATGATATGCACGTCGTATTCGTTGGCGCTGATTTGAGTGACCTTGGCGTTGTCGAACCAGTCGTACAAGGGCTCCAGCGTGCCGGTAATACGCAGGTGAATCGGTACTGCTGCGCCGTCCATGGGGTAAGGGCGTTCGTCCATATGCTCTTCGATGTTGAACGGCGTTCCCGGAATCGGACTGAAGCTATCCAGTGAGCGATTGAGCGCATGATCAGTCTCCTCGACGTAAAGGTTGCGGAAACGTTCTACGTGCAGATACGAGAGACTGTCATGCTGATGCATGTGGCAAATCAGATAGTATTTGTTGTTCTTGTACATCAGATGGTACGGATCGGCTTGGTATTCTTTGATTTCACCCGCATTGTCGCGGCGAGGAACCAGATTGCCATCAATGTCATAGGTGCAGTAACGGAATCGAATTACTCGTTCGTGTTCGATGGCATCGTTGAGCATTTCGATATTGTTGAGAAACTCGGTGTTGTAATTCTTTGGCGTAGTGAGCTGCCTCAGACCGCGCAATTGGCCCGACTTGCCCGCGAACGTATAGATTTTGGCGATAAGGTCGCTCAGATATTCGCTGTCAGACCGTGATATTACCGCGCCGTCCGCAAGCAGACGCATCTGGGCCGTATCAAACACCGGTTCAATGTACCATCCCGGCTTTGGATCAGCGCTTTCAGCAGAGAGCAGGTCTCGACGCTCCAGATGCTCCACCCGACGGCCGAATGGTTGCATGTCACGCAACGCCTTGAGATGCCCTCGTACGGTCTTTTCCGAAACGCTGATGCGCTTGCTGATCTCAGTGGCAGTAATCCCGTGCTCGCGGTCTGTATGCGCATCCAGCAGTTCGAGAATCTCGATGACAATCTGCGCAGTGGAAGGTGTTGCTTGTTGCGATGAGACGGCCATCATGTTCCTCTCGCTGAGTATCGAGACTGCTTCAAGAACCAGTAGATAATTACCGTTGATTGTAGCGCGGCAGGAAACTGAACATGCAGCCGA
The window above is part of the Bifidobacterium longum subsp. infantis ATCC 15697 = JCM 1222 = DSM 20088 genome. Proteins encoded here:
- a CDS encoding hydroxyethylthiazole kinase; the protein is MSNSASSFADVSSGCTAGTPVPADSPIRDNIADAVRRVRETTPLAQSFTNFVTINLVANAQLAAGGTAAMSFLPDDVIETAKIAGANYINVGTLLPFYKDALPEIAQRLNYLDKPWVLDPVAAGIGHTRTAILQTFKAAPPTMIRANASEVIALANMWGLNTETVGDASEHRPAGVESVDDVESATGAAVALAQYLTEQHAKHSSHDASTRCAVAVSGIADLVTDGETVYRLPGGSAMMTKITGAGCSLGGVAATYLAVSDPLTAALSASLLYNRAAEIADTTSHGPGSFQVAFLDALWNVTAEQVAESEILVQ
- a CDS encoding glycine--tRNA ligase, with product MAQSKLDEVVSLAKRRGFVFPAGEIYGGTRSAWDYGPLGVALKDNIKREWWRSMVVTRPDVVGVDTSIILPPEVWVASGHVSVFNDPLVECLNCHKRNRADKLEESYAEKHGDKMPENGMKDIVCPNCGTRGQWTEPRDFNMMLRTHLGPVEDENSLHYLRPETAQGIFVDFKNVMTSSRSKPPFGIANMGKSFRNEITPGNFIFRTREFEQMEMEFFVTPGTDEEWHQYWIDARTRWYIDLGVKPENLRHYEHPKEKLSHYSKRTVDIEYKFGFQGSDWGELEGIANRTDYDLSAHSKHSGEDLSYFNQATGEKYVPYVIEPAAGLTRSLMCFLVDAYDVDEAPNTKGGVDKRTVLRLDPRLAPVKAAVLPLSKKPELQTVAQNLADDLRFNEWMIDYDESGAIGRRYRRQDEIGTPLCITVDFDTLEDHAVTIRERDTMAQERVALDKVADYVAARIGEKRTRVPLKPVEMGGEAWPESGVQEAGGLY
- the dusB gene encoding tRNA dihydrouridine synthase DusB — its product is MAQSESETVLTEHHETDNLDPRTDAPARPGTPVHIAPVQLGNITVPTPVVLSPMAGVTNWPFRVICEEYGPDGLYVAEMITARALVAHNPKALRLCHFAKSEKIRSLQLYGVNPSITEQAAKIVVDGNMADHVDLNFGCPVPKVTRRGGGSALPWKTDIFTELLQRVVAVCEPAGIPVTAKIRVGIDHNHETFLEAGHIAQEEGCKAVTLHARTTAEYYGGHSDWSRIGELKEHLNIPVFGNGDIWGAEDALEMVRETGCDGVAIGRGCQGRPWLFANIKNAFEGNPERLNPNLGEVCRVIHRHAELLTEFYEGDEMMAVHDLRKHIAWYLKGFPVGGSTRKAFMECESLADVDREIGKLDPTIEYPPRVVDKPRGRVRFAKKVHLPYGWLESRTTTHEEREALFGDDPMDASY
- the ftsZ gene encoding cell division protein FtsZ; the protein is MSEIAQNEFNDKTNIKVVGVGGAGGNAVNRMIAEGLQNVEFVAVNTDAKDLLRSDADVKISLSDKSSRGLGAGADPERGAKAAQDHQSDIEEALRGADMVFVTCGEGGGTGTGASPIVARAAHQQGALTIAVVTRPFSFEGPQRSASAEYGIDNLRKEVDALIVIPNDRLLELSDRSIGIIEAFKTADTALLAGVQGITDLISMNSYIHVDFNDVNSILRGAGTALFGIGSARGEDRATQAAEIAISSPLLEESIEGAHGALINIAGPTDLKLQEASAATELVRKAIHPEAQIIWGLALDDAYGDEVRVTVIAAGFDPVAAQDDDTQSTVTPVVPTAADPATPVAQPAPAPAPAAQPAATAQPAFTPATGDSASLPFDDPTSAHPNIAVNDPAGDLDIPDFLR
- a CDS encoding cell division protein SepF yields the protein MAGFMKNAMSYLGMSDVVDDEDDYIEEDEEQKPASKSAFDSDHTVTPLASTTAPAASSTTKPFPGGRVNRITTIHPKSYEDAQLVGRALRDGVPVVLNLTGVAEAVAYRIVDFSAGVVFGVRGSLERVTPRVFLLSPAQVNIKVEEPTKPASAHDLFAD
- a CDS encoding YggT family protein, with the translated sequence MLSLVFSLIGRILAWLINAYITVLFVRMILDWVSVLARNWYPRGVVAQLINIVYSITEPPLRWLRRYIRPLPLGSIYLDVSFIVLYFALVVLESVVLIVF
- a CDS encoding DivIVA domain-containing protein; the encoded protein is MALLTPKDIKEHTFQTVRFKEGYDVDEVDDFLDQVTETVEALGRQAVAGGQATQTLGPDVTNLNAKISDLTGQVQQLQSENAGLKNAVAQAQQAAQAGNDQAAQLASAKLSEAEESNRALSSQNEQLKGQVDQLNAQIDQLTAQAAQASGNQEAVGQQIAAIQQERDQFRAANEELSRQLAAAQQEGSAAQQQSAQIAELSRQLEEAKQRENQLRAQVSKVEPSTETGSLQKIAGVASMPGTEPERATAMLTLAMQLHDQYVEKGKNKAKEITEASQNKYNDLVTKANNYSERTRSEADDYSTRTRSDADTYSDRTRSEADAYRDQIHADAETYSQNTRSEADAYSVKTRQDADNYSKSQHDDADNYEKEVQQRAAEYDKNTRSAADAYDKNTRSAADTYAEQVRDNLQAQSKVVEGNIQSLKQFETEYRARLTEYLGQLASQVSESNNYVDQTSSKTN
- the lspA gene encoding signal peptidase II; translation: MTNQQGRLRTRVAVFACVAAAALIVDQLTKAWAMAALSNGQTIRVIPGLLSFTLVRNPGASLGMGSGATWVISLLAVVACVALAVAGVRTISMKWSVALSFAFAGALGNLIDRVMYADGFLNGKVVDFLNYGWSVGNVADIYLVVAGVVLVILILMGEPFSHKDLIEQSDESLQSEPEADAK